The Acomys russatus chromosome 1, mAcoRus1.1, whole genome shotgun sequence genome has a window encoding:
- the Eapp gene encoding LOW QUALITY PROTEIN: E2F-associated phosphoprotein (The sequence of the model RefSeq protein was modified relative to this genomic sequence to represent the inferred CDS: deleted 1 base in 1 codon) — translation MDKPRPGKTTFVIMVSPLPGTGLHDDYDPYAVEEPSDEEPALSSSEDEVDVLLHGNTPDRKKSLIRECLTGESESSSEDEFEKEMEAELNSTMKTMEDKLSSLGTGSSSEVGRVGEVTAKYYDEVYFDSDSEDEDKAAQVNKKKKKKQHRIPTNDELLYDPEKDNRDQAWVDAQRRGYHAFGLQRPRQKQQPVPNSDAVLNCPACMTTLCLDCQRHESYKTQYRAMFVMNCSVNREEVLRYKNPENRKKKRGAKKMKSNPEDPPEIEEEEVYHPVMCTECSTEVAVYDKDEVFHFFNVLASHS, via the exons ATGGACAAGCCTCGCCCTGGGAAAACCACCTTCGTGATCATGGTATCTCCCCTGCCAG GAACCGGGCTCCATGATGACTACGATCCTTACGCCGTGGAA GAGCCGAGCGACGAGGAGCCAGCTCTGAGCAG TTCTGAAGATGAAGTTGATGTGCTTTTACATGGAAACACTCCAGACCGAAAGAAA tccctcatccgGGAGTGTCTTACTGGGGAAAGTGAGTCATCAAGTGAAGATGAGtttgagaaagaaatggaagctgaATTAAACTCCACCATGAAAACAATGGAGGACAAGTTATCCTCTCTGGGGACAG GGTCCTCCTCAGAAGTTGGCAGAGTGGGAGAAGTTACAGCAAAGTACTATGATGAGGTATATTTTGACTCTGATTCtgaagatgaagacaaagcag cacaagtgaacaagaaaaagaagaagaaacaacacagGATTCCAACAAATGATGAGTTGCTGTATGATCCTGAAAAAGATAACAGAGACCAGGCTTGGGTTGATGCACAGAGAAGGGG ctATCATGCTTTTGGATTGCAAAGACCACGTCAGAAACAACAGCCTGTCCCAAACAGTGATGCTGTTTTGAATTGCCCTGCCTGTATGACTACACTGTGCCTTGATTGCCAAAG GCATGAATCGTACAAGACTCAGTACAGAGCAATGTTTGTGATGAATTGTTCTGTCAACAGAGAGGAAGTTCTAAGATACAAGAAtccagaaaacaggaagaaaaagcgGGGTGCTAAGAAAATGAAGTCTAACCCTGAAGATCCCCCAgaaatagaagaggaagaagtctATCACCCTGTCATGTGCACAGAGTGTTCTACTGAAGTGGCCGTCTATGACAAGGATGAAGTTTTccattttttcaatgttttagcAAGCCATTCTTGA